The following proteins are encoded in a genomic region of Moorena sp. SIOASIH:
- a CDS encoding peptidoglycan-binding protein, whose product MTFIVEFSMAIFRISGRVIDPNTSGVISGLRVEAWDKDLIFNNLVGRAITDDHGSFGMEFDESYFQELFADQRPDIFFKVFCDQQLLTSTEDSVLWNLDIGETEVLITVDNYSKDNVYQQYLQAADQGSKDNPKLLYLGIKTSPYKQQIKDYPSRLTQKPDGKHLVSGIKADQTFSPYPILGQLPDIDQQGLEFLHQDIKEACVCVGSFVDQEFKVKWLGRNALSNDELWSGSKIIPIINLVSRLNSKSPNDDLDKCTIRGTDQAGNQRDIPVCDLITDVISYDYNTASSNCLGAMLKRFAPQMDLENWLKQITGNDSLIFRGRYGEKPFIEYPQLFGSTTKSIILTADPEPPQWESNTISAYDLNRMISMVGWHNYIPEACQLPGVQWHSLESIIRAMGNDPARLVDLAIKELGLLNVIDSTVIISKLGNGVTSIRKRTEAVYVALVKLVKPSLDDSQKPAKLITFSMALRGAKVLEPRDVNREAVELDARIATEVTEILRRAVMGELV is encoded by the coding sequence TTGACTTTTATCGTAGAATTTAGTATGGCAATATTTCGGATTTCAGGTCGGGTAATCGATCCAAACACCAGTGGCGTCATTTCAGGATTACGGGTTGAAGCATGGGATAAAGACCTTATTTTCAACAACTTGGTGGGTAGGGCCATCACTGATGACCATGGCAGCTTTGGGATGGAATTCGATGAATCCTATTTTCAAGAACTGTTTGCTGACCAACGACCAGACATTTTTTTCAAAGTATTTTGTGATCAGCAACTGCTCACAAGCACCGAGGATTCAGTGCTGTGGAATTTGGACATTGGCGAGACTGAAGTCTTGATCACTGTAGATAACTATAGCAAAGATAACGTTTACCAACAATACCTCCAAGCTGCTGATCAAGGTTCTAAAGATAATCCCAAACTATTATATCTCGGTATTAAGACTTCACCATACAAACAGCAAATTAAAGATTATCCCTCCCGCCTGACTCAGAAACCCGATGGTAAACATCTAGTCTCTGGAATTAAAGCAGATCAGACTTTCAGCCCTTATCCAATCCTGGGGCAACTTCCAGATATTGATCAGCAAGGTTTGGAGTTTCTCCATCAAGACATCAAAGAAGCTTGTGTCTGTGTTGGTAGTTTTGTAGACCAAGAGTTCAAGGTGAAATGGTTGGGACGAAATGCCCTAAGTAATGATGAATTATGGAGTGGTAGTAAGATTATCCCCATTATTAATCTAGTGTCTCGCCTTAATAGCAAATCTCCTAATGACGACCTCGATAAATGCACAATTCGAGGCACAGACCAAGCTGGAAATCAAAGGGATATTCCTGTCTGTGATTTAATCACAGATGTGATCAGTTATGACTACAATACAGCAAGTTCTAATTGCTTAGGGGCAATGTTAAAGCGATTTGCTCCCCAAATGGATTTAGAAAATTGGCTGAAACAGATTACAGGTAATGATAGCCTGATTTTCCGTGGCAGATATGGGGAAAAACCGTTTATTGAGTACCCCCAGTTGTTTGGTAGCACAACCAAAAGCATAATTCTAACTGCTGACCCTGAACCCCCTCAATGGGAAAGTAATACTATATCCGCTTATGATTTAAATCGGATGATCTCAATGGTGGGTTGGCATAATTACATACCGGAAGCATGCCAGCTACCGGGAGTTCAGTGGCATAGTCTCGAAAGTATCATCAGAGCAATGGGGAACGATCCAGCTCGGTTAGTTGATTTAGCTATTAAAGAGTTGGGTTTGTTGAATGTGATTGACTCAACAGTGATTATCTCAAAACTCGGCAACGGGGTTACCAGTATCAGGAAGAGAACCGAAGCGGTTTATGTCGCGCTAGTTAAATTGGTCAAGCCTAGTCTTGACGATTCCCAAAAGCCAGCTAAATTGATTACCTTCAGTATGGCGCTACGGGGAGCAAAGGTGCTTGAGCCAAGAGATGTCAATCGTGAAGCGGTGGAACTCGATGCCAGAATCGCAACAGAAGTCACAGAGATTTTGCGCAGAGCGGTGATGGGGGAATTGGTTTGA
- a CDS encoding ABC transporter ATP-binding protein → MPPAVSLQNIYKIYDKVPVVNDLSFTIESGEIFGLLGPNGAGKSTTIRMLTTLTEPTNGQIKVAGYDVVQEKEQVKENIGVVLQQTSVDIDLTVWENMELHARLHHIANPGRQRLINQWLEYVELIDRRDSLVKTLSGGMKRRLQIARALLHQPKILFLDEPTVGLDPQTRRRLWEIIRDLNRQGMTILLTTHYMEEVEFLCDGYGAGKPGRIGIMDSGRLIELGTLEQLRHQHGEGLLIKQLSERFEYKFFPTLEQASGYLESLPDKTGVMVRPSNLEDIFVELTGRQLD, encoded by the coding sequence ATGCCCCCAGCTGTTTCCCTCCAGAACATCTACAAAATCTACGATAAAGTCCCTGTCGTGAATGACCTGTCCTTTACCATTGAATCAGGAGAGATATTTGGTTTGCTTGGTCCGAATGGTGCTGGTAAATCCACTACAATTCGGATGCTAACTACGTTAACTGAACCGACCAACGGGCAAATTAAGGTAGCGGGTTACGACGTTGTACAAGAAAAAGAGCAGGTCAAGGAAAATATTGGTGTGGTCTTGCAGCAAACTAGCGTGGATATTGACCTGACTGTCTGGGAAAACATGGAACTCCACGCACGGCTGCATCACATTGCCAATCCTGGGCGTCAGCGGCTGATTAATCAGTGGTTAGAGTATGTAGAGCTAATAGACCGACGGGATAGTTTAGTCAAAACTCTATCTGGGGGAATGAAGCGTCGGTTGCAAATTGCTAGAGCACTGTTACATCAACCGAAGATTCTATTTTTGGATGAGCCTACAGTGGGATTAGACCCCCAAACCCGCCGTCGCCTGTGGGAAATTATTCGGGATTTGAATCGCCAAGGTATGACCATATTGCTAACTACCCACTATATGGAAGAAGTGGAGTTTTTGTGCGATGGCTATGGCGCTGGCAAGCCAGGACGGATCGGGATCATGGATTCTGGTAGACTAATCGAATTAGGTACACTTGAACAGTTGCGCCACCAACATGGGGAAGGATTGCTGATCAAACAACTCTCAGAACGCTTTGAGTACAAATTTTTCCCGACTCTGGAACAAGCGAGTGGCTATCTCGAAAGTTTACCTGATAAAACTGGTGTGATGGTTCGTCCCTCCAACCTGGAAGATATCTTTGTTGAATTGACAGGACGCCAATTGGATTAG
- the scpB gene encoding SMC-Scp complex subunit ScpB, whose product MPRLATQIEAILYLKGQPLSIEELSEYAQCDREKVADGLIELMADYAHRDSALEVVETPAGYSLQLRATFSELLQSLIPAELGTGALRTLAAIALKGPITQADLVNLRGSGAYQHIQELVELDFVQKRRQTEGRSYWLQVTEKFHQHFEVEQLLPPQ is encoded by the coding sequence ATGCCTCGTCTAGCTACCCAAATCGAAGCGATTCTATACTTGAAGGGACAGCCCCTCTCCATAGAGGAACTCTCAGAGTATGCCCAATGCGATCGCGAAAAAGTTGCGGATGGCCTGATTGAACTGATGGCAGACTATGCCCACCGGGACAGTGCTTTAGAAGTTGTGGAAACTCCTGCTGGGTATAGCTTACAGTTACGAGCCACTTTTAGTGAATTACTGCAAAGCTTAATTCCTGCTGAATTGGGCACAGGTGCTTTGAGGACTTTAGCTGCGATCGCTCTTAAAGGTCCGATTACTCAAGCTGACCTAGTCAACCTTCGTGGGAGTGGAGCGTATCAACATATCCAGGAACTGGTCGAGCTCGATTTTGTCCAGAAACGTAGACAAACTGAGGGGCGCTCGTACTGGTTACAAGTTACCGAAAAATTTCATCAACACTTTGAAGTTGAGCAGCTACTGCCACCCCAATAG
- a CDS encoding DUF760 domain-containing protein, translated as MVFNPDFLSSPGAEPQPNQLLQYLQNQPSDVLARIAKSASPEIQQIISQNVQGLVGMLPSENFNVQITTDRENLAGLLASAMMTGYFLRQMEQRMVLEDNLTNSTPLPTQKRRSEKRSDSPKPTES; from the coding sequence ATGGTATTCAACCCCGATTTTCTAAGTTCCCCAGGAGCAGAGCCTCAACCGAACCAACTGCTGCAATACCTCCAGAATCAACCTTCTGATGTTTTAGCAAGGATTGCTAAGTCTGCTAGCCCCGAAATCCAACAAATCATCTCTCAGAACGTTCAGGGGCTAGTAGGGATGCTGCCATCAGAAAACTTTAATGTTCAAATCACTACTGATCGGGAAAATTTAGCTGGATTGCTGGCGTCAGCGATGATGACTGGTTATTTTCTCCGTCAGATGGAACAGCGTATGGTTCTTGAAGACAACTTAACCAACTCCACTCCCTTACCTACTCAGAAGCGGCGCAGTGAAAAGCGTAGCGATTCGCCAAAGCCAACTGAGTCATAG
- a CDS encoding exopolysaccharide biosynthesis protein, which translates to MAKLSVELQRYFFEEEREPQVKLADILTLAGERIFGFLFVILSLPSALPVPAPGYSIPFAIVIFLLAIQLIVGAKRPWLPKKMMNGTMKLETVQGFLKIGLPWLRRIEAVTRPRLSYICTSLPGRIFMGSAIALMSISMMIPIPGTNTLPAMGIFITGFGLTEDDGAISLAGLVLCLIGASLSISIMFALWFGGTSLVDQIKIWLGR; encoded by the coding sequence ATGGCTAAACTCTCTGTAGAACTACAGCGCTATTTTTTTGAGGAAGAGCGAGAGCCTCAGGTAAAGCTGGCAGATATTTTGACCCTAGCGGGGGAACGTATTTTTGGGTTTCTATTCGTTATCCTATCCCTACCTTCCGCTTTGCCAGTTCCAGCACCGGGTTATTCGATTCCCTTTGCGATTGTGATCTTCTTGTTGGCTATTCAGCTCATCGTTGGTGCCAAACGCCCCTGGCTACCCAAGAAGATGATGAATGGGACAATGAAACTGGAAACGGTACAGGGTTTTCTGAAAATAGGACTCCCTTGGTTGCGGCGGATTGAGGCAGTGACCCGTCCTCGCCTAAGCTATATTTGTACCAGTTTGCCTGGTCGGATATTTATGGGGAGTGCGATCGCATTAATGTCAATTTCGATGATGATTCCAATTCCAGGAACAAATACCCTTCCAGCTATGGGAATTTTTATAACTGGTTTTGGCTTAACTGAAGATGATGGTGCAATTAGCCTAGCCGGTTTAGTGCTGTGCTTGATCGGAGCAAGCCTCTCCATCTCAATTATGTTTGCCCTATGGTTTGGTGGCACAAGTCTGGTTGACCAGATTAAGATTTGGCTGGGTCGTTAA
- a CDS encoding DUF928 domain-containing protein → MIWQQTPTYLAVLTTMLSAALVNDLTAPRLLAQSYPHHEVGLQFPAPPERGSPSKTLGAGTWMIEFPPVPERGGPTRTAGGGSRSYSCTDNGDIPLTAIVPANNLVKTVADNPTLFWYVPKTTATVAEFVLIDDQDQEVYLTSVSLDNANGIVQLSVPKTVPLTMGKEYKWFFVLVCDPQERSRDQWVKGILQRTELSPELALNLEQEQNTLEQAKLYAKAMIWQETVTTVAQLRDSQPQAWVNLIKSVGLEAIANKPFVNCCTASN, encoded by the coding sequence ATGATATGGCAACAAACTCCAACCTATCTGGCAGTGCTTACTACTATGCTGTCGGCTGCACTGGTAAATGACTTGACGGCACCCCGGTTACTCGCACAGTCATACCCACACCATGAAGTTGGTTTACAATTCCCAGCACCACCAGAGCGAGGGTCACCGTCTAAAACCCTTGGGGCTGGGACATGGATGATTGAATTTCCACCAGTACCAGAACGAGGAGGACCTACAAGAACAGCAGGAGGAGGGTCTCGTAGCTATTCCTGTACTGACAACGGTGACATCCCTTTGACTGCTATCGTGCCTGCCAATAATCTGGTCAAAACAGTGGCAGATAATCCTACACTGTTCTGGTATGTCCCCAAAACTACAGCTACTGTTGCAGAATTTGTGTTAATTGATGACCAGGATCAAGAGGTGTACCTGACCAGCGTGAGCCTGGATAACGCGAACGGTATTGTGCAACTGAGCGTGCCGAAAACTGTACCTCTGACTATGGGTAAGGAATACAAGTGGTTTTTCGTACTCGTTTGCGATCCTCAAGAGCGTAGCCGAGATCAGTGGGTTAAAGGAATACTCCAGCGTACTGAACTTAGTCCAGAATTAGCGCTTAATCTAGAGCAGGAGCAAAATACCTTAGAACAAGCCAAGCTATATGCTAAGGCTATGATTTGGCAAGAAACTGTGACTACTGTCGCCCAGTTACGGGATTCCCAGCCCCAAGCATGGGTAAATCTGATCAAATCAGTGGGGTTAGAAGCGATCGCTAACAAACCATTTGTCAATTGCTGCACAGCTAGCAATTAA
- the ahcY gene encoding adenosylhomocysteinase yields the protein MIATATRIKHEVKDLSLAPKGKQRIEWAGREMPVLKQIRDRFAQEKPLEGIRLVACCHVTTETAHLAIALKAAGADALLIASNPLSTQDDVAASLVVDHEIPVFAIKGEDNETYHRHVEIALDHKPNIIIDDGSDVTATLVKERQHQLGDIIGTTEETTTGIVRLRAMFNDGVLTFPAMNVNDADTKHFFDNRYGTGQSTLDGIIRATNVLLAGKNVVVAGYGWCGKGTALRARGLGANVIVTEIDPTKAIEAVMDGFRVMPMEEAAPLGDLFVTVTGNKHVIRPEHFEVMKDGAMVCNSGHFDIEIDLKSLGEMATEVKEVRNFTQEYCLKNGKSVVVLGEGRLINLAAAEGHPSAVMDMSFANQALACEYLVKNKGSIEPGLHSIPEAVDKDIARLKLQAMGINIDSLTPDQIEYINSWTSGT from the coding sequence ATGATTGCAACTGCGACTAGGATAAAACACGAAGTTAAAGACCTGTCTCTGGCACCAAAAGGAAAGCAGCGGATTGAATGGGCTGGACGGGAGATGCCAGTGCTCAAGCAAATTCGAGACCGCTTTGCCCAAGAAAAGCCTTTAGAAGGAATTCGTTTAGTTGCTTGCTGTCACGTAACCACCGAAACTGCCCATTTAGCGATCGCACTCAAGGCTGCTGGTGCTGATGCTCTGCTGATTGCCAGCAACCCTCTCTCAACCCAAGATGATGTAGCGGCTAGCTTAGTGGTTGATCATGAGATTCCTGTATTTGCCATCAAAGGAGAAGATAACGAAACCTATCACCGCCACGTTGAAATTGCCCTGGATCACAAACCCAACATCATAATCGATGATGGTAGCGATGTTACCGCCACTCTGGTAAAAGAGCGCCAACACCAGCTCGGTGATATCATTGGTACCACCGAAGAAACCACCACTGGCATTGTCCGTCTTCGGGCTATGTTCAATGACGGGGTGTTGACATTCCCGGCAATGAATGTTAATGATGCTGACACCAAACACTTCTTTGACAATCGCTACGGTACTGGTCAATCTACCCTTGATGGTATTATCCGCGCCACCAACGTGTTGCTAGCTGGTAAAAACGTGGTTGTGGCCGGTTATGGCTGGTGTGGCAAAGGCACAGCACTTCGAGCTCGGGGACTGGGAGCCAATGTCATTGTTACTGAAATTGACCCCACTAAAGCCATTGAAGCTGTAATGGATGGCTTCCGGGTAATGCCGATGGAAGAAGCTGCTCCCTTAGGTGACTTGTTTGTCACAGTTACTGGAAACAAGCACGTGATTCGCCCTGAGCATTTCGAGGTGATGAAAGATGGCGCAATGGTGTGCAACTCTGGTCACTTCGATATTGAAATTGACCTCAAGTCCTTAGGGGAAATGGCAACGGAAGTCAAAGAAGTACGGAACTTTACCCAAGAGTACTGTTTGAAAAATGGTAAATCCGTTGTGGTACTGGGTGAAGGACGCCTGATTAACCTGGCAGCAGCTGAAGGTCATCCCAGTGCGGTGATGGACATGAGCTTTGCTAACCAAGCTTTGGCCTGTGAATACCTAGTCAAAAACAAAGGCTCCATTGAACCAGGTTTACACTCCATCCCTGAAGCAGTGGATAAGGACATTGCGCGGTTGAAGTTACAAGCAATGGGCATTAACATTGATAGCCTCACCCCAGACCAAATCGAGTACATCAACTCTTGGACTTCTGGTACCTAA
- a CDS encoding carbon dioxide-concentrating mechanism protein CcmK, translating into MSTVAVGSLETKGFPGILAAADAMVKAGRVTLVGYIRVGSARFNINIRGDVSEVKTAMDAGIAAVEKAHGATLESWVIIPRPHENVECVLPIAYTEAVEQYREAVENPIIGRGNGFSR; encoded by the coding sequence ATGTCCACAGTGGCGGTTGGATCTCTCGAAACCAAAGGCTTTCCTGGTATACTCGCAGCAGCAGATGCTATGGTTAAAGCCGGTAGGGTTACCTTAGTAGGCTACATCAGAGTTGGTAGCGCCCGCTTCAATATCAATATTCGGGGGGATGTTTCGGAAGTAAAAACAGCTATGGATGCCGGTATTGCAGCCGTCGAAAAAGCCCATGGCGCTACCCTGGAATCCTGGGTAATCATTCCTCGTCCCCATGAAAACGTCGAGTGTGTTCTGCCCATTGCCTACACTGAAGCCGTTGAACAGTACCGAGAAGCTGTGGAAAATCCCATCATCGGGCGGGGGAACGGTTTTTCTCGTTAA
- a CDS encoding carbon dioxide-concentrating mechanism protein CcmK — MPAAVGTIETLGFPGVLAAADAMVKAGAVTLVSYDKSEKGRFMVSVRGKISEVNVAVAAGLEAVEKTYGAELMAYYIIPNPNENVDTVLPIHYSSKVEEFRTF; from the coding sequence ATGCCAGCAGCAGTTGGAACCATTGAGACCCTAGGTTTCCCAGGGGTACTAGCCGCAGCAGACGCCATGGTCAAAGCAGGGGCAGTGACACTGGTATCCTATGATAAATCTGAGAAAGGTCGGTTTATGGTTAGCGTCCGTGGTAAAATATCCGAGGTAAACGTCGCGGTAGCAGCTGGGCTGGAAGCCGTAGAGAAAACCTACGGTGCCGAGCTGATGGCTTACTATATCATTCCCAACCCTAATGAAAATGTGGACACAGTGTTGCCCATCCACTACAGTAGCAAAGTCGAAGAGTTCCGAACATTTTAA